The Ancylothrix sp. D3o genome window below encodes:
- the nfi gene encoding deoxyribonuclease V (cleaves DNA at apurinic or apyrimidinic sites), with the protein MKFSQLHPWPNTTAEARKIQEELRSQVITEDQLNQIKYVAGIDVGYDTKNNITKAAVAVLNFPELQKQEHAIAQIETTFPYIPGYLSFREIPAILEALEKLNILPDLLLCDGQGIAHPRRFGLACHIGVLTNIPAIGVAKTRFIGEHEPLSEPRGSWQPLHHQSEIIGAVLRTRTATNPLYISTGHKISLTTAIEYVLNCTPKYRLPETTRWADHLAST; encoded by the coding sequence ATGAAATTTAGCCAACTGCATCCCTGGCCAAATACAACAGCAGAAGCCAGAAAAATTCAAGAAGAATTGCGCTCCCAAGTAATCACAGAAGACCAACTCAACCAAATCAAATATGTAGCCGGCATCGACGTAGGATACGACACAAAAAACAACATCACAAAAGCCGCAGTAGCAGTCTTAAATTTTCCAGAATTACAAAAACAAGAACACGCTATCGCCCAAATAGAAACCACATTTCCCTACATCCCCGGATACCTTTCATTTCGAGAAATTCCCGCCATTTTAGAAGCCCTAGAAAAACTCAATATTCTCCCAGACTTATTACTTTGTGACGGGCAAGGAATCGCCCACCCGCGCCGATTTGGGTTAGCCTGTCATATAGGAGTATTAACAAATATTCCCGCCATCGGAGTTGCCAAAACCCGCTTTATTGGAGAACACGAACCCCTCTCTGAACCACGCGGAAGCTGGCAACCATTGCATCATCAAAGTGAAATTATTGGTGCCGTATTGCGAACCCGCACCGCTACCAACCCCCTCTACATCTCCACCGGCCACAAAATCAGCTTGACAACCGCCATCGAATATGTATTAAATTGCACCCCCAAATACCGGCTACCAGAAACCACACGCTGGGCAGATCACCTAGCCTCAACTTAA